Within [Chlorobium] sp. 445, the genomic segment GGCTTTCTCAAGCAGGCTCTTAACACGCTCAGCTTCTTCTTTCGGTCTCTTTGCTTGCAGTATCGCATCAATTTCTGATGTCGATTGCTCCATTGCTGGAAAGCCATAATGGCGCTCCAAAAATTCTCGTACTGCGTCGCTTATCGCACTGTAATAGATTTTGAAGTCGTTCTGAGAGTTTAGTGTGATCTCTTCAAGCCCTTTCAATTTTGCCAAGGCCACTTCGTACGGTGTCAGCGCTGGTGCTTGCACAGGTGCAGGCGCTCGAGTACGCCAATAGCGCACAAGGAAATAAATTCCTATTGCGAACGCAAGCAGCAGAGCGCCGCCTGTAAGATATACCCACAGCGGTATGGGCACACTGCGCACAGGTTTGATGTCTGCAATGTCTTTGCGCGCCGTATCTAATACAGATTTGACATACACGCTTTTCCTTTCTAACACGATGGAGTCTTGTTGCTGTGTTTCTTGATCAAGATACGCCACAGAAATTGCGGGCACGGTCTGCATGCCTGTATCGAAGACCGTGAGCGTGTAGCGGATTTTTTCGAGAATCAAATTTTCTCGTGCTTCTGCTGGCAGCATTTCTACTTGGCGAATTTCAAATGGAGAAAACACTGTGCTATCGGAGAGCTGCGGATAGTTCAGACGTATTGAGCTTTTCTTTAAGACATTGAGTGTGTAGAAAATGTTGTCGCCAATGGTGCAAGTGTCAGGCGCAATCGAGAGCGTTGTTATCGGCTGCTGTGCATGGAGTGGTATGGCTATGGCAATGACACTCATTAGGCTAAGCACCAGTGCCGTTAGCGTTGCACTTTTGGTTTTATTGACGCAGTTCACGCTGTCGGAAGAAGTTTGTGAGCGGTTTGATGTAGGACCTATCGGTTGAGACTTGCACCATATCGATTTGTAAGCGTTGTAATTGCGCTTTGCGATTAGCGTGTATCTGCAACATGCGACTCTCATAACTTTTTAGAAACGCTTCATCGAAGGTATCGACAAGATAACACTCGCCGGTTTCTGCATCTTCGAGTTCTAACAGTCCGACCTGAGGCAGAGAAAATTCTCTTGGGTCAGTGATATGAATGACCACGAAATCGTGTTTTTTGTTAATGAGTTTCATTTTCTCGATATACTGCGAATCCATCAGGTCGCTGACGAGAAAGACAATTGCACGGCGCTTAAGTGCGCGTGTTGCAAAATCAAGTGCTGCGGCAATGTTCGTGGTTTTACCTTTGGGCTTGAAGAAGAAAATTTCGCGCAGGATTCGCAGCACGTGTGTTCTGCCTTTGCGCGGGGCGACAAACTTTTCGATACTATC encodes:
- a CDS encoding DUF58 domain-containing protein, which encodes MPETLPKEVFKKVRELEVRTRGLVNNIFSGEYHSAFKGKGMEFAEVREYQFGDDVRAIDWNVSARRDDVFIKVYEEEREQTLMILFDASGSGMFSTAHQSKRDLAAEICATFAFSAIKNNDKVGLIIFTDSIEKFVAPRKGRTHVLRILREIFFFKPKGKTTNIAAALDFATRALKRRAIVFLVSDLMDSQYIEKMKLINKKHDFVVIHITDPREFSLPQVGLLELEDAETGECYLVDTFDEAFLKSYESRMLQIHANRKAQLQRLQIDMVQVSTDRSYIKPLTNFFRQRELRQ